The following are encoded together in the Ciona intestinalis unplaced genomic scaffold, KH HT000050.2, whole genome shotgun sequence genome:
- the LOC100175409 gene encoding cytohesin-1 yields the protein MTNENVLFDGLNEAEGEILKEILRRKEILLQEIQRLKDEIRDVDEDIEQMEETEETRSSNQANQMLAGVKKFNADAKKGMKYLLEHGHIENNPKSVAQFLYRGEHLNKSAIGDYLGERNDFNIEVLKEFVICHEFTNKCLDKSLRQFLWSFRLPGEAQKIDRMMEAFAARYCECNPGVFRTDDTCYVLSFAIIMLNTSLHNPSVKDKPALERFILMNRGINDGADLPNELLSVIYESIKKEPFKIPEDDGSNLSTAFFNPDKEGWLLKQGGRYKTWKRRWFILSDNCLYYFEYTSDKEPKGIIPLENLQIREVTDPRKPNCFEMYLHEDGLMQTIKAAKTDSEGRVVEGKHSTYRMSAATIDDKEDWIRCIRKSISKDPYYDMIAARKRKAEKTENNQL from the exons ATGACAAACGAAAACGTATTGT TTGATGGACTGAACGAAGCCGAGGGCGAAATCTTGAAGGAAATTCTCAGAAggaaagaaatattgttgcaAGAAATAcag aggcTAAAAGATGAGATCCGAGATGTTGACGAAGACATCGAGCAGATGGAAGAAACCGAGGAAACGAGGTCTTCGAACCAAGCCAACCAAATGCTTGCTGGGGTGAAAAAGTTTAACGCTGACGCTAAGAAG gGCATGAAGTATTTGTTGGAGCATGGTCACATTGAAAACAACCCTAAAAGTGTCGCACAGTTCTTGTACAGAGgggaacatttaaataaatcggCTATTGGTGATTACTTGGGTGAAAG aAATGACTTTAATATTGAAGTGTTGAAAGAATTTGTCATTTGTCACGAGTTCACCAACAAATGTTTGGATAAATCATTGAG ACAATTCTTGTGGAGCTTCCGATTGCCAGGTGAAGCACAAAAGATTGATCGGATGATGGAGGCTTTCGCTGCAAGATATTGTGAATGCAACCCTGGCGTGTTTCGTACGGATGATACATGTTATGTTTTGTCATTCGCCATTATTATGTTAAACACAAGTCTTCACAATCCAAGCGTAAAGGATAAACCAGCATTGGAAAGATTTATTCTGATGAATCGCGGGATTAATGACGGAGCTGATTTACCCAATGAATTGCTAAGC GTGATATACGAAAGCATTAAGAAAGAACCGTTCAAGATTCCTGAGGATGACGGATCAAATCTTTCAACTGCTTTCTTTAACCCAGATAAAGAGGGCTGGCTGCTTAAACAAG GTGGAAGGTACAAAACCTGGAAGAGACGTTGGTTCATTTTGTCCGACAACTGCCTTTATTACTTTGAATACACCTCG gATAAAGAACCGAAAGGGATCATTCCGCTGGAAAATCTACAAATACGTGAGGTGACCGACCCAAGGAAACCT AATTGTTTCGAAATGTATTTACATGAAGATGGTTTAATGCAAACAATCAAAGCTGCGAAAACGGATTCTGAGGGGAGGGTCGTTGAag GCAAACATTCCACTTACCGGATGTCTGCGGCGACCATCGATGATAAAGAGGATTGGATACGATGtataag gaAAAGCATCAGCAAAGACCCGTATTATGACATGATTGCAGCAAGAAAGAGAAAAGCagaaaaaactgaaaataatcaactttaa